One part of the Arabidopsis thaliana chromosome 4, partial sequence genome encodes these proteins:
- the CPK18 gene encoding calcium-dependent protein kinase 18 (calcium-dependent protein kinase 18 (CPK18); FUNCTIONS IN: protein serine/threonine kinase activity, calmodulin-dependent protein kinase activity, protein kinase activity, calcium ion binding, ATP binding; INVOLVED IN: protein amino acid phosphorylation; EXPRESSED IN: sperm cell, male gametophyte; EXPRESSED DURING: M germinated pollen stage; CONTAINS InterPro DOMAIN/s: Protein kinase, ATP binding site (InterPro:IPR017441), EF-Hand 1, calcium-binding site (InterPro:IPR018247), Serine/threonine-protein kinase domain (InterPro:IPR002290), EF-hand-like domain (InterPro:IPR011992), Calcium-binding EF-hand (InterPro:IPR002048), Serine/threonine-protein kinase-like domain (InterPro:IPR017442), Protein kinase-like domain (InterPro:IPR011009), Serine/threonine-protein kinase, active site (InterPro:IPR008271), Protein kinase, catalytic domain (InterPro:IPR000719), EF-HAND 2 (InterPro:IPR018249), Calcium-dependent protein kinase (InterPro:IPR020642), Calcium/calmodulin-dependent protein kinase-like (InterPro:IPR020636), Tyrosine-protein kinase, catalytic domain (InterPro:IPR020635); BEST Arabidopsis thaliana protein match is: calcium-dependent protein kinase 16 (TAIR:AT2G17890.1).): MGLCFSSPKATRRGTGSRNPNPDSPTQGKASEKVSNKNKKNTKKIQLRHQGGIPYGKRIDFGYAKDFDNRYTIGKLLGHGQFGFTYVATDNNNGNRVAVKRIDKAKMTQPIEVEDVKREVKILQALGGHENVVGFHNAFEDKTYIYIVMELCDGGELLDRILAKKDSRYTEKDAAVVVRQMLKVAAECHLRGLVHRDMKPENFLFKSTEEGSSLKATDFGLSDFIKPGVKFQDIVGSAYYVAPEVLKRRSGPESDVWSIGVITYILLCGRRPFWDKTQDGIFNEVMRKKPDFREVPWPTISNGAKDFVKKLLVKEPRARLTAAQALSHSWVKEGGEASEVPIDISVLNNMRQFVKFSRLKQIALRALAKTINEDELDDLRDQFDAIDIDKNGSISLEEMRQALAKDVPWKLKDARVAEILQANDSNTDGLVDFTEFVVAALHVNQLEEHDSEKWQQRSRAAFDKFDIDGDGFITPEELRLQTGLKGSIEPLLEEADVDEDGRISINEFRRLLRSASLKSKNVKSPPGTEHIICHNLLDGICIEDTEERTSAVRFEYVSQVL; the protein is encoded by the exons ATGGGTCTCTGTTTCTCGTCTCCTAAAGCCACCAGACGTGGCACCGGTAGTCGGAACCCTAATCCTGATTCTCCGACGCAGGGGAAGGCGAGTGAGAAGGTTagtaataaaaacaagaagaatacGAAGAAGATCCAATTGAGGCACCAAGGAGGGATCCCGTACGGTAAACGCATCGATTTTGGGTACGCTAAGGATTTCGATAACCGATACACCATTGGGAAATTGCTCGGACATGGCCAGTTTGGCTTTACCTACGTCGCCACCGATAACAACAATGGCAATCGCGTTGCAGTCAAGAGAATCGACAAGGCCAAG ATGACTCAACCGATTGAAGTGGAAGATGTGAAGCGAGAGGTTAAGATACTACAAGCTTTAGGTGGGCATGAGAATGTGGTAGGCTTTCACAATGCATTTGAGGACAAGACCTATATTTACATTGTCATGGA GTTATGTGACGGTGGTGAATTGCTAGATCGAATACTAGCTAA GAAAGATAGCCGTTACACCGAGAAAGATGCAGCGGTTGTGGTGAGACAAATGCTGAAAGTTGCAGCTGAATGTCATTTACGAGGTCTAGTTCACCGCGACATGAAGCCAGAG AATTTTCTGTTCAAATCAACCGAAGAAGGTTCATCTCTAAAGGCTACAGATTTTGGTCTGTCGGACTTCATAAAGCCAG GAGTGAAATTTCAGGATATAGTAGGAAGCGCATACTACGTTGCACCTGAAGTGTTGAAACGTAGGTCAGGACCTGAATCAGACGTTTGGAGTATTGGTGTCATCACTTACATTCTGCTCTGCGGGAGAAGACCCTTCTGGGATAAGACTCAAGACGGAATATTCAATGAG GTCATGAGGAAAAAACCTGATTTCAGAGAAGTCCCATGGCCAACCATTAGCAACGGTGCCAAAGATTTCGTGAAGAAGTTGTTAGTTAAGGAGCCTCGGGCACGGTTAACAGCAGCTCAAGCGCTAT CACATTCATGGGTGAAAGAAGGAGGTGAGGCCTCAGAGGTTCCAATAGACATATCTGTTCTTAACAATATGCGTCAGTTTGTGAAATTCAGCCGTCTGAAGCAGATTGCACTTAGG GCTCTGGCGAAAACAATTAATGAGGATGAGCTGGATGATCTCAGAGACCAGTTTGATGCGATTGACATTGACAAGAACGGTTCTATAAGCCTTGAGGAAATGAGGCAG GCTCTTGCGAAAGATGTTCCTTGGAAACTCAAAGATGCAAGAGTTGCAGAGATTCTCCAAGCG AATGATAGCAACACTGATGGTTTGGTGGATTTCACTGAGTTTGTGGTGGCTGCTTTGCACGTGAACCAATTGGAGGAGCATGACTCTGAGAAGTGGCAACAGAGGTCAAGAGCAGCATTTGACAAGTTTGACATAGACGGAGATGGGTTTATAACTCCCGAAGAACTTAGATTG CAAACGGGTTTAAAAGGCTCCATCGAACCACTTCTTGAAGAGGCCGACGTAGATGAAGATGGGAGAATCAGCATCAATGAGTTTCGCAGACTTTTGAGAAGTGCAAGCCTCAAGtcaaaaaatgttaaaagcCCTCCTG GAACAGAACACATCATTTGTCACAATCTGTTAGATGGGATTTGTATAGAGGATACCGAGGAACGCACATCTGCCGTTAGGTTTGAATATGTTTCTCAAGTCTTATAA
- the CPK18 gene encoding calcium-dependent protein kinase 18 (calcium-dependent protein kinase 18 (CPK18); FUNCTIONS IN: protein serine/threonine kinase activity, calmodulin-dependent protein kinase activity, protein kinase activity, ATP binding, calcium ion binding; INVOLVED IN: protein amino acid phosphorylation, N-terminal protein myristoylation; EXPRESSED IN: sperm cell, male gametophyte; EXPRESSED DURING: M germinated pollen stage; CONTAINS InterPro DOMAIN/s: Protein kinase, ATP binding site (InterPro:IPR017441), EF-Hand 1, calcium-binding site (InterPro:IPR018247), Serine/threonine-protein kinase domain (InterPro:IPR002290), EF-hand-like domain (InterPro:IPR011992), Calcium-binding EF-hand (InterPro:IPR002048), Serine/threonine-protein kinase-like domain (InterPro:IPR017442), Protein kinase-like domain (InterPro:IPR011009), Serine/threonine-protein kinase, active site (InterPro:IPR008271), Protein kinase, catalytic domain (InterPro:IPR000719), EF-HAND 2 (InterPro:IPR018249), Calcium-dependent protein kinase (InterPro:IPR020642), Calcium/calmodulin-dependent protein kinase-like (InterPro:IPR020636); BEST Arabidopsis thaliana protein match is: calcium-dependent protein kinase 16 (TAIR:AT2G17890.1); Has 123753 Blast hits to 121604 proteins in 3839 species: Archae - 181; Bacteria - 14516; Metazoa - 45843; Fungi - 14448; Plants - 26576; Viruses - 602; Other Eukaryotes - 21587 (source: NCBI BLink).), with amino-acid sequence MGLCFSSPKATRRGTGSRNPNPDSPTQGKASEKVSNKNKKNTKKIQLRHQGGIPYGKRIDFGYAKDFDNRYTIGKLLGHGQFGFTYVATDNNNGNRVAVKRIDKAKMTQPIEVEDVKREVKILQALGGHENVVGFHNAFEDKTYIYIVMELCDGGELLDRILAKKDSRYTEKDAAVVVRQMLKVAAECHLRGLVHRDMKPENFLFKSTEEGSSLKATDFGLSDFIKPGVKFQDIVGSAYYVAPEVLKRRSGPESDVWSIGVITYILLCGRRPFWDKTQDGIFNEVMRKKPDFREVPWPTISNGAKDFVKKLLVKEPRARLTAAQALSHSWVKEGGEASEVPIDISVLNNMRQFVKFSRLKQIALRALAKTINEDELDDLRDQFDAIDIDKNGSISLEEMRQALAKDVPWKLKDARVAEILQANDSNTDGLVDFTEFVVAALHVNQLEEHDSEKWQQRSRAAFDKFDIDGDGFITPEELRLQTGLKGSIEPLLEEADVDEDGRISINEFRRLLRSASLKSKNVKSPPGYQLSQKM; translated from the exons ATGGGTCTCTGTTTCTCGTCTCCTAAAGCCACCAGACGTGGCACCGGTAGTCGGAACCCTAATCCTGATTCTCCGACGCAGGGGAAGGCGAGTGAGAAGGTTagtaataaaaacaagaagaatacGAAGAAGATCCAATTGAGGCACCAAGGAGGGATCCCGTACGGTAAACGCATCGATTTTGGGTACGCTAAGGATTTCGATAACCGATACACCATTGGGAAATTGCTCGGACATGGCCAGTTTGGCTTTACCTACGTCGCCACCGATAACAACAATGGCAATCGCGTTGCAGTCAAGAGAATCGACAAGGCCAAG ATGACTCAACCGATTGAAGTGGAAGATGTGAAGCGAGAGGTTAAGATACTACAAGCTTTAGGTGGGCATGAGAATGTGGTAGGCTTTCACAATGCATTTGAGGACAAGACCTATATTTACATTGTCATGGA GTTATGTGACGGTGGTGAATTGCTAGATCGAATACTAGCTAA GAAAGATAGCCGTTACACCGAGAAAGATGCAGCGGTTGTGGTGAGACAAATGCTGAAAGTTGCAGCTGAATGTCATTTACGAGGTCTAGTTCACCGCGACATGAAGCCAGAG AATTTTCTGTTCAAATCAACCGAAGAAGGTTCATCTCTAAAGGCTACAGATTTTGGTCTGTCGGACTTCATAAAGCCAG GAGTGAAATTTCAGGATATAGTAGGAAGCGCATACTACGTTGCACCTGAAGTGTTGAAACGTAGGTCAGGACCTGAATCAGACGTTTGGAGTATTGGTGTCATCACTTACATTCTGCTCTGCGGGAGAAGACCCTTCTGGGATAAGACTCAAGACGGAATATTCAATGAG GTCATGAGGAAAAAACCTGATTTCAGAGAAGTCCCATGGCCAACCATTAGCAACGGTGCCAAAGATTTCGTGAAGAAGTTGTTAGTTAAGGAGCCTCGGGCACGGTTAACAGCAGCTCAAGCGCTAT CACATTCATGGGTGAAAGAAGGAGGTGAGGCCTCAGAGGTTCCAATAGACATATCTGTTCTTAACAATATGCGTCAGTTTGTGAAATTCAGCCGTCTGAAGCAGATTGCACTTAGG GCTCTGGCGAAAACAATTAATGAGGATGAGCTGGATGATCTCAGAGACCAGTTTGATGCGATTGACATTGACAAGAACGGTTCTATAAGCCTTGAGGAAATGAGGCAG GCTCTTGCGAAAGATGTTCCTTGGAAACTCAAAGATGCAAGAGTTGCAGAGATTCTCCAAGCG AATGATAGCAACACTGATGGTTTGGTGGATTTCACTGAGTTTGTGGTGGCTGCTTTGCACGTGAACCAATTGGAGGAGCATGACTCTGAGAAGTGGCAACAGAGGTCAAGAGCAGCATTTGACAAGTTTGACATAGACGGAGATGGGTTTATAACTCCCGAAGAACTTAGATTG CAAACGGGTTTAAAAGGCTCCATCGAACCACTTCTTGAAGAGGCCGACGTAGATGAAGATGGGAGAATCAGCATCAATGAGTTTCGCAGACTTTTGAGAAGTGCAAGCCTCAAGtcaaaaaatgttaaaagcCCTCCTGGTTACCAGCTTTCACAAAAGATGTAA